Part of the Scylla paramamosain isolate STU-SP2022 chromosome 15, ASM3559412v1, whole genome shotgun sequence genome, ctctctctctctctctctctctctctctctctctccccatccattTTAAGAGTCCATCCTTTAATCCAATATTCTAGATTTTCAAAATCAGCCTCTGGTGAGGCacaatttgtttgtttgtttattaattttctctctctctctctctctctctctctctctctctctctctctctctctctctctctctctctctctctctctctctctctgtccaacaATCTCTTTTATCATGTCTAAGTAGAAACATACAAGTTAGTAGCACATGATTTAGTCTCCTTTAAGGGCtccatttatttgttctttgttGGTCTTTGATAGATTTAACAACTACACTTGTTAGTGATACTAGTCTATAATTTGGTGGCTCTTTCTTATCACATCTTGTATGCATTGgtatatcttctcttttccaaTCCTGAGAAACCTTACTATCTCTGAGGGAGGTTACAATAATacaatttattttctctgtaaATTGATCATTGCATTTCTTCAATAACTCCCCAAAAATTTTATATGGGGCTTATATCTTTACCTCATCCAGTttcttcatcatattttttgttcatctacCTATATTCTGGTCAACACCTTATCTTTTTCTATACCATTTGGTTTTTACaaacttcctttctcttataaaaataaaaaagtttggAAACTTACATTTATCTTGCCTGCCATAGCCATTAAATCCTCATAAAttgttctctttactttttatttgttttctcattgCAAGAAACTATGAATTATTATGACATCAATGTTTTCAGCTTTAATGCAAGTAACAAAGTCCACATGGTTTCTCATCATTGATGGAGCTCCATTATTGTACACAGCAAAGCAATTCTTCCAGTCTACATCatatttcttgaaaaaaaaaaattgaaaccaTGTTAAAGATGTCTTACTGACTAGTGGTACTTTACAAGGTATTGCAGAGATAAATTCTTCCAAAATGTCATCTTCTTTGTACTTTACAAAAACCACCGGTTCTGGATCACCTGCAATGTCCACGGATTCATCAGTTTGCAGAGaaaattttcttgctttttttcagtACCATAATGAACTCAAACTAAATACATTCTGAAATAAGATCAATTCTACATTTTAGTAGTATTGATTCAATTTTGTTCACAATATCTATTTTAACAAGAGTCTTCAtcattgctgttgctgctgaattCATCAGCTTCTCTCcaatgttatgtttctctctctctctctctctctctctctctctctctctctctctctctctctctctctctctctctctctctctctctctctctctctctctctctctctctctctctctctctctctcattaatgtcACTGCAAAGGATGCCAAGGAAGCTTTCTCCAGAGGAAAAACTGAACTATAGGGAGCATCTATCCaacttcatttaactttttttttttttttttttttttatctttcgaGTAACTCAGTTGGGTTTCAAGAAATTTTGGATGGACTGTTTGCAAATGATGCTTcaacttattttccttcatagaTTCATTGGTAAAGACTTGCAGGTACTAAATATACTGAGGATGTACATTCCCAGGTTGTTATCTCATCTCAAGgcagaaacagacaggcagaggtagagacagacagacttatcAGACAGAAGCAAAGAGGGCCtttaggtgtgtgtgggagggggaaggcATGTATGAGTTATTATAATAAACAGAAATAAGTGTGTGAGGTAGTGAAGGCCTTTTGAGTGCTTAGGCCACAGCATTGCAGACACAACTGCTCTCATTCAGGCTCTTGCTGATTGCTCAGTGATCAGAAACAAATATTATACATGAAAGCTGCTTACACTACAGATGGTATTACACTAATATTGGTGCTGTATTACCGTGTTTCTTTTGTTAGTAAGCATCCTGTAGAATCTTTACACTGTCCTACTGGAGTATAACAGCTACATTACTCAAAATCATTATGTGAACAGCTGTGAATTATTAatcaattcatttatttatttgtttatttattatttatttttttatttatttatatatttatttatttattttatttatctattttatttatttattattatttctttttctttctttttttctttataccttCCCATGACCCTCAGAAAAACCCTTGCAGTCCTCATTTGGGTTGTGACTATGggtttgggaaccactgttcTAAGCTATATAAAGTCTGCTTTGCTATAATTAAACCTTCtgcttttgtcttttgttttctatttccttttcatcctttactTTAGATTCAGTTTCAACATGATCTCTCTACTAAGGGACACTCTCTAACTTGACATCTTCAGTATATTCTGGTTCTTTATTAAATAATTGATCAAGTGTAGCTGGTGCCCCTTCATATTCAAATCATGTGGTTTCCTTTACCTATTGTGTCAATGAATCCATTGTCAATTTCAACAAAATATTTCTCCAagacttttcttccttttgtataTCATGCCTCCCAGCACTTTATCATAGTTAAAATCCCTCAACACTagtgtattttctttctgttattaataACCCCTctaaacatatatatgtatccattataattttttcttataataCTCTTAGCTCCAACAATTGGTGTTCACTGACACATACCATTTTGTaaattctctttttcctctcctttctggaTTCTTGCCAGACACCTGCCATATGCAGCAAAAGTTTATGTactatttcattcttctttactaagaacttttttctcttccttttgtctgtGTTGTATTTCTCTTCCATGTGCTGTAATTATCTCTCCCAATATTTATTGCCTCCACTATATCACATTATTTAGTTTTGACTAGGTCCACAATATTAGGCTTCTTCCATCAGTGCTGATGTGATAGCATTTATATTTCTATATGTTATACTCCAATTTTCATCTCCCCCTTTTGCTcctgtctattttcttttatatgtttgtACTGCTTCTATGGTCTCATGTCCATAACATTccagtaagtctctctctctctctctctctctctctctctctctctctctctctctctctctctctctctctctctctctctctctctctctctctctctctctctctctctctctcagccttggTTCTTAGTTTGTTTAGTTCAGTTCTCTTGTTCATTTAGGTTTCTTATCCTCACTAATTTTTCCTGTCCTTAGTTAGGTCCAGTTTCTATGCTCTGTGCTaggattttttgtattttctcagcTTCACATAAGAACCTGGACTAATCCTAATCAATGTTTTccaatttttatgtattttccagTTCTGTGGATTTCTGTTGCATTcactatattttttccttttttcttgtacttgcctcacagtgtgtgtgtgtgtgtttacactTACCCAGCTGTATTGTACACGGCATaaaccaaagctcattttgtcctgtctccataacaatatttatccagtttctctttaaaaatGTGTACACcatttgccacaaccacctcttccttcaaatcattccagacttcaatagttctatacaggaagctgtatttcttgatgttgcttaAACATccactcatctttattttcttcccatgccccatcatctgtctctctccctccatctgtggtaccaagtcatttttgtctattctttctatattgtttactaatttgtacattgttattaggtctctgctttctcttctttcttgtagtgtTAGTaaacccatctcttcaagtctttcttcatagctaaagtttttaaattcttgtaccatctttgtcactatcgtctgtattctttccaatttccatgtatctttttttctgtgtggagcccaaactactgctgcatattccaatttaggacgtatcatgcttgttataattttcttcataatttctttatctaaatagttaaatgccacatTAATATTTGTTAACAAGCTCAATGTAGAGCCGAATATCCCGTTTGTCTCTTTCAGGTGATACTGTGTTCTGAATCATTACtcacaaatctttttcttattacttttcgttattatttctcctcccattttatacttccatgaaggtctttttactttttcctatttccaacatgtggcattttctggcattaaattctagtttctatttttggctccatgcatgtatcttgtcaatatccttttgttactccttgcagtcattttcatcctttattattttcattatttttgcatcatcaggaAGCAGgcttatataactatttagatcctctgtcatatcatttacatatatttcaaaacataataggtgccaacacagatccatATGATATCCCACTTGCCATTTTgcaccaacttgaattagtacctctgattactgttctcgtttccctcccttgtaaataatcctccatccatcttaatgttgctccctttagttctcctccattctctagcttccacTTAAGGCTTTTGTggagaactttatcaaaatgcTTTTTTAAAatccaggtataccacatcaacccatctgtccctctcttgcactccatctattactcttgtatagaagcacagtagatttgtgacacaggataaccctttcctgaatccaaattgcttttctgtaattatcttctcatcttctagatattccactcatctatctttaattactatttcacaaagcttgattacaatacttgttagtgacactggccTTTAATTTAATGGTTACATTTTACTTTTCCCTTTGTATATTGACACTATGTTacctcttttccattcccttggtacttttccttctctcaatgagctattaattatatcccatatgggttcttccatttgttctctgagGTGTTAATTATATTCCATAtgggttcttccatttgttctctgcattcttttaatatccatctatttacttgatctggtcccatacctcatctaacatccagctcttccagcagtttcttgatttcttgtctcttcttgtttctcccatattccctcattctgtgataccactttcagtgccacaaattcagtttcctttgcaaacacagattgaaaactctcattcattagttgactcatctcctcagtagtttcatgaattctttcttccctttttaacttgtttatgccatccttatatttcattttcccatttacatatctgaagaagagtttgggttcttgcattttcttactatgtcaatTTCaaggtttctttcttcttctctttttattatacTATATTCACCCCTTGCCTTTCTGTAGTCTTTAGCTTTTCTGTTCAGTtgtctcataattttcttccatgACCTGATGACctgtcttttttatatatacacacctggcattataccattcacgTTTCCCAATTTTCcctttataacttggcacaaactgttgtgctccttctctttacttgctcaaaaatatctcataatttttcttgtacttctttaccttcaaatagctcaTCCCAGTTAATTTTtctataaaatttattaagttctgcaaagtttgccttagcatagttctgtctcccacttctgtattgtttttttcctgtgcaatacttttttcctcctgtggtaCTCATTCTATTATCACATGATTGCTTCTTCCCATTGGattcagacaatgtatacttggtctattttcttggatttttgtaaacactaagtccaactgtgatggttcttcttctctgcatcttgtaggctcattcacccactgtctcattgtattcaccatcatggtttaCATTAGTTCTTCACttcatgacccaacattttctttcacttccagtGCCTCCCAATTATTTCCTTTAGTGATGAAGTCGACTACTAAGagtaatttgttatttttccttatcatttcttctatactatttcttgtttttaggTGCATACTTTCAAATttattggtctcccatgcattactttttggtggtatgtatatcacaatgattttcctttttccacatcctttcatcttaatcacaacactcaatgtttctgccattccatTACCATATTCCACTtgctcaacaacaatatcctcttttaccaatatcatcactcctcctccttttcctttcctgtctttcctccatgtcctatattcttcctttccaaatcctaactttatttcctcttttagtttggtttctgctaaacataccacatctggtttattatTCTTTAAGTAGTCTGTAAGTTCTAATAGGCTCAACACCAAACTGTCTACATTAGTTTACATAATCTTTAAATTTCTGCTTGGTGATCTTCTGTGACATCtctgtgccaccatttcctcaatTTTATGTCCACAGCTTTCCAGGTGGATATTCTTGCTAGTTCCTGTGTTCTCACCTTGTTTTTTTACTGGGCCTCTTCTTTCAGTTTCTTCAGTTTACTTCTTCATTCATGCCTCTTTTTATCcatgtttccttcattccttctacttttgcaaatttttctgttctttgcaagacacattccactgctgtttgtgacatgaatcttattttcattggtcttgttccattttcattGTACTTTCCGATCCTGTTAAGCTCTTCAATTTGTACAATtaccccctctccttcctccaccacttctgctataatttccttagcctttttcacttctttctctctagctattttcatggaTAGGTTCTTCTAATTGACCCCaattaccaccacacacatctctctctatTGTTTCTCTCACAAGATTAGTTTTTCCCTTTATTAGTTTAATTacttgcttttccatatccttattttgttcctgttgctgttgccttattatctcctccatgttcaccttttgttgttctctttcttctttccaacttttgacttcctctgtCACTAACTTCTTCACTTCTccaaccctaacctctctctcttgcaaagttttctttaactctttattctcttccttgagtttcttaatttcttcacaatACTTCTTGTTTGAGTCCaatatttttgtcacctcttctgtcagttctttgttttctttttctctttctgtctccctctttttcatctattatatcactggatatcttttttacattatcaCCACCCactgctctttctttcttccatgcctttatcattgttgttaagctacatatttcttttcatattttcacattttctttttcaattttccatattcagtgtgtgtgtgtgtgtgtgtgtgtgtgtgtgtgtgtgtgtgtgtgtagcatcaAAGAGGTTGACTAAAATCCACTAGGCCAAAGTGCTCACTTATGAGCTAAATCGAAATGGGTCAGATTCTCATATTTACCTTGAAAGATCTGTTAAGGGTATAATTGCAGtgttcactctttttttttctcattactgACAAGATATTACATTGTGCTGTGCAACTGGATAAAGTGATGAAAGCAAGGAGTTGATCATAAGATTAGTAATGCTTTATTTTCTGGTATTATTACTTCAGGTTTTGGTCATAACATCTATAATTTGTATTTCAAATGCCTGATGGAAATATTCTTAATTTCAGTTCGTGGCTTCTTGGACTCTCTTAAAAACACATGTGGATGccattctatatatatttttattgatttaaaaTCTTAAAGTGAAGGTTAGAAAAGAACACAGTATGGTGCACTGGAAGGTTGCTCCATATTTTCAGAAACCTTTTTCTACTTTCTGTAACAGGTTCTTAAAGCCATTGCCAATAGGAATCATTACCATAAATTGTTAAATGTGAGTTGAAAAAAGATGTGTGATGCATCAGACACATGTCTGTTCATTTTAGAAGACCTGACACCCCAATAAAAGCTTCATCATAAGACTGTTGGTTATAAAACATTGAAGTGATGATCagttttccttgtttcattTTCACCTATAAAGCATCAAGTGATGTCACTTCCTTTTGTGTGCATGTTAGCTTGTACATTAATTATGGCTTTGCTCAGTGTAGTTTTAGTATCCATTTCATTAATGTGTAAAAAGACACATTggggcttgtttttttttacaagttgtAAAGTCTACCATGTTTTAAACCAGGAGCATttacactttttattattattgtgtgtgtgtgtgtgtgtgtgtgtgtgtgtgtgtgtgtgtgtgtatatatatatatatatatatatatatatatatatatatatatatatatatatatatatatatatatatatatatatatatatatatatatatatatatatatatatatatatatatatatatgaattattGACTAAGTCCCTCATAGTGACTTACAAACATGAGTAATAAGGAGTACTAGTAAATTtagactttattttatttattttttattcatctattttatttacttttatttttatttgtgtaccTGTTtcattgtgtatatatatttatttatttatttatttgttattattattgttttctattttatttcatttattttttatttatttatttatttatttatttatttatttatattatttatttgtttatttattacttattcattttatttttatttatttatttattttttttttttttttttgacagggAGAGACATGATTTAATAGACTATTTGCAGGATGTTTGCAACATTTTCAGTCTGCTTTGGATTTTCATAATTATTGCAAtcagccatctctctctttgtttagcTGTATAAGAAAAAGACAGTTTCATCACACCATAGATGTAACTAATGTGAACTAAGCTTTGCATTTGCAATTATTATGTGGAATGAATAATAGAGCTTTAATTATTGTCAGTGGATGTTTGGCCTATTTTAcaaatatatttctctcttttatttgtgATGTGACTTTAATTATGTCAGTTTTCATTTGAATCCTATAAATACATAGATTAATTGGTTCCTGATGATGACCACATGAAGAGTACCTATTTGTGGTTTTTGGTATTATATGGAGGTCTTTAAGCTTCAAGCAAACAACTTGCAGCAAGATTGTCCCGACACAATGTATCTGGAATTCCATATTGTCATTAGTTTCCTAACATATGTATGTACTGAATGTTCTGTGTACTTACAAAGTTTACATGTTAAAGTAAAGGCCAGGAAGCGTTGGTCTTTTGTGAATTAATATATTTTACATGAATTGTTATCTTCCTGCAGGTGGTGAAACAAAATGTGATTGAGAACATTGTGCCCATCTTGATTGCTGTGAAACATAAGCTAGAGGAGCAGCGATCACCACTCATGAAACATCTCCTTCTTTACTTGAAGGAGCTCATGAAGGATTATAAAAATGAGGTGAGTGCTTTTTTTTGACTGACTTGAGAAAAGATTGTCATCTATTTTACTTCCCTCAACAATGGTCTATTCTTCATTATACATTCGAACTTAAATTTTCAAACTACAAACCCCGATACTCTTTCACTGtggttttatcttgttttatcagCCTTAAaagttattaatgaaagagagaatcCTTATCTAGTAACCCATCACTTCCTTGCAAGTGTCAAATTTGAATGGTGACTCATACCAATTGCTACCCATGAATAGTAGAATGTAAGAGTATCCTGTATTCCACTCCCtggttcattatatatatatatatatatatatatatatatatatatatatatatatatatatatatatatatatatatatatatatatatatatatatatatatatatatatatatatatatatatatatatatatgcacacacacacacacacacacacacacacacacacacacacacacacacacacacacacacacacacacacacagtggaaccttggttaccaaaTGTTTCCCTTTTCGAGCAACtttggttttcgaacaaaaattttaactcatacTTGGTACCGTAATTCGATTTTTTAACAAAGTTTCTTCATTTCAAATATTACAAAACAGCagaagctgccatttattaataattcatagtttctataaatatattcttcatttttatatatttggaggagagacatagAGGgtataagacagtaattcaatctttgaaataagttaaatgtgatcctttTGAAGAATCCCGATGTAAACAAATAAGTTTTGGCACTCgggagtaatcctgagcctTCTGCAGCTCTCTCTATAACCCACAAtgtcatcactactgcacaactgcattttcccagtaggttttcccagcagcaagatgtctaagtgttatgatcatctTTATTTTGGTAGTGAGTGGGttactcctctctgtgtcactctgtaaggctttcctcacttgattggtgacaaagagaatgcctgcatggtctgaAGAATATCCTTTGATGAGttttgtgtcactaagttcattcaatacatcttttctggagaaaaaaatttctaagctggaTATATTGTGAAGCGGCCATCTTAGCAATGGGAGAGTTGGTCATTACCCGTCGAGACATGGTGGACAggtgtctgagaacagattattctgttttacattgattcctttggggaaaatagtttcaattttttagcatttcggatttcaaacagcatccaggaacaaattaagtttgaaaactgagatttcactcatatatatatatatatatatatatatatatatatatagcagtcagaggatggaggagagggaggaataagctctgaatcatccatggtagagtttttagcaaaggtttgagagaagagatcagctttagaagtagatgagatggcagtggtgccatcaggttagaataaaggagggaaagatgaagaaacaaagttattggagatatttttggctaggtgccaaaagtcacaaggtgagttagatcttgaaaggttttgacacattttattaatgaaggagttttgggtAATTGGAGAACAAACTTAGCATCattccagacagaaatataaagtccatgagattcaggtgatggaaggctcatgtaccttttgtgggccacctctcttgttatgtatagcacgagaacaagttgtgttaaacgaaggtttggtttggttgagaaaaagagtgagaaatgtatggCTCtgtgtcagacactatcacctctgttatgcactcagcacccAGAGATGGGTTtttgacatggaagcagtagtcattctaatgaaaatcagcataatacctcttcaggtcctcctaactagcagaggcaaaatgtcagaggcacctccactttagagaatcctgaggagagattggagcaataggacaagatgagattgtgattggaggaaccCAATGGAGATGATAGTGTAACCACACAAGCAGGaggttagaggttaggaaaaggtcaagaatgttgggcatatctccaaaacagtcaggaatatgagtagggtgttgaaccagttgttctaggtcgtggaggatagcaaagttaaaggctattTCACCacaatggtcagtgaagggagaggaaagccagagctggtggtgaacattgaagtctctaagaatggagatctccgcaaaagggaagagagaacataccccactttggaagttaagtagtcaaagaatttcttacagtcagaggagttaggtgagaggtatacagcataaatatttttatttatttatttttttttttttcatttttttttctttttttttttttttatgtaggaaggacactggccaagggcaacaaaaatccaataaaaaaaatatgctcactgaaatgccagtcccataaaagggttaaagcagtggtcaaaaattgatgaataag contains:
- the LOC135107755 gene encoding uncharacterized protein LOC135107755, giving the protein MVQEFKNFSYEERLEEMGLLTLQERRESRDLITMYKLVNNIERIDKNDLVPQMEGERQMMGHGKKIKMSGCLSNIKKYSFLYRTIEVWNDLKEEVVVANGVHIFKEKLDKYCYGDRTK